A genomic segment from Cervus elaphus chromosome 14, mCerEla1.1, whole genome shotgun sequence encodes:
- the LAMB3 gene encoding laminin subunit beta-3: MRPLLLLYFGLPSLLCAQQACSRGACYPPVGDLLIGRTQFLRASSTCGLTKPETYCTEYGEWQMKCCKCDSRLPHNYNGHQVENVVSSSGPMRWWQSQNDVSPVFLQLDLDRKFQLQDITMDFKGPVPAGMLIERSSDFGKTWQVYQYLAADCSSAFPWVHQGQPQSWQDARCQPLPQRPNRRPNGAKVQLNLMDLASGIPATQSQKIQELGEITNLRVNFTKLAPVPQRGYHPPSAYYAVSQLRLQGSCLCHGHADRCAPSSRTPASPSTAVQVHEVCVCQHNTAGPNCERCAPFYNNRPWRPAEDQDPHECQRCDCNGHSETCHFDPAVFAASQGAHGGVCDSCRDHTEGRNCERCQLHYFRNRRPGAPIQETCIPCECDPDGAVPGAPCDPVTGQCVCKEHVQGERCDLCKPGFTGLTFSNPQGCRRCDCSVLGARRDMPCDEETGRCVCLPHVVGPKCDQCAPHHWKLASGRGCEPCACDPHNSLGPQCNQFTGQCVCREGFGGLTCRAAAIRQCPDRTYGEAAAGCRACDCDFRGTEGPGCDKASGRCLCRPGLTGPRCDQCQRGYCDRAPVCVACHPCFQTYDGGLRERALRLAGLRNASAGLWPRPGLEDRALGSRMLDAKRKMAQIQATLGDALVTEQEVAQVANAVFSIRRTLQGMQMDLPLEEETLSLPGDLGSLDRSFNRLLVMYQSKREQFEKMSSADPSGAFRMLTAAHQRSSQAAQQVSDSSRRLLQLRDTRRQAERLEQQVAGGPGAGGPQLAALRLQMASVPDLTPTINQLCGGSREMPCTPGGCPGELCPRDNGTACGTRCRGALPRAGGALRTAGQVAEQLQGFGAQLQQTRQMIRAAEEAASQVQSDTQRLETQVSTSRSQMEEDVRRTRLLIRQVRDFLSDPDTDTATIQEVSEAVLALWLPTDSATVLRKMNEIQAIAARLPNVDLVLSQTKQDIARARRLQAEAEQARSRAHTVEGQVEDVLGALRQGTLALQEAQDTMRGTRRSLRLIQDRVAEVQQVLGPAKRLVTSMSEQLGGFRARMEELGRRARQQQAQAAKAQQLAEEASKQALSAQEGFERVKQKYAELKDRLDQSSMLGEQGSRILSVKTEAEELFGETMAMMDRMRDMESELLRGSQAIVLRSADLTGLEQRVEQIRNHINGRVLYYATCK, from the exons ATGAGGCCGCTCCTTCTCCTGTATTTTG GCTTGCCCAGCCTCCTGTGTGCCCAGCAAGCCTGCTCCCGCGGGGCCTGCTATCCACCCGTCGGGGACCTGCTCATAGGGAGGACCCAGTTTCTCCGAGCTTCATCCACCTGTGGCCTGACCAAGCCTGAGACCTACTGCACCGAGTATGGCGAG TGGCAGATGAAATGCTGCAAGTGTGACTCCAGATTGCCTCACAATTACAACGGTCACCAAGTGGAGAATGTGGTTTCATCCTCGGGCCCCATGCGCTGGTGGCAGTCACAGAATG ATGTGAGCCCCGTCTTTCTGCAGCTGGACCTGGACAGGAAATTCCAGCTTCAGGACATCACGATGGATTTTAAG GGGCCCGTGCCTGCTGGCATGCTGATCGAGCGCTCCTCGGACTTCGGCAAGACCTGGCAGGTGTACCAGTACCTGGCTGCCGACTGCAGCTCCGCCTTCCCCTGGGTCCACCAGGGCCAACCCCAGAGCTGGCAGGATGCTCGGTGCCAGCCTCTGCCCCAGAGGCCTAACAGGCGCCCGAATGGGGCCAAG GTTCAGCTCAACCTTATGGATTTAGCCTCTGGGATCCCAGCCACACAAAGTCAAAAAATTCAAG AGCTGGGGGAGATCACCAACTTGAGGGTTAACTTCACCAAGCTGGCGCCTGTGCCCCAGAGGGGCTACCACCCTCCCAGCGCCTACTACGCTGTGTCCCAGTTGCGTCTGCAAGGGAGCTGCCTCTGTCACGGCCATGCGGACCGCTGCGCCCCCAGTTCCAGAACTCCTGCCAGCCCCTCCACCGCCGTGCAG GTCCACGAGGTCTGCGTCTGCCAGCACAACACCGCTGGCCCCAACTGTGAGCGTTGCGCGCCCTTCTACAACAACCGGCCCTGGAGACCCGCGGAAGACCAGGACCCCCACGAATGCCAGA GGTGTGACTGCAACGGACACTCAGAGACATGTCACTTTGACCCAGCCGTGTTTGCCGCCAGCCAGGGGGCACATGGAGGTGTGTGTGACAGCTGCCGGGACCACACTGAGGGCAGGAACTGTGAACGGTGTCAGCTGCACTATTTCCGGAACCGGCGTCCTGGGGCTCCCATTCAGGAGACCTGCATCC CCTGTGAGTGCGATCCCGACGGGGCAGTGCCGGGAGCACCCTGTGACCCAGTGACTGGCCAGTGTGTGTGCAAGGAGCACGTGCAGGGGGAGCGCTGTGACCTGTGCAAGCCGGGGTTCACGGGGCTCACCTTCTCCAACCCTCAGGGCTGCCGCC GCTGTGACTGTAGCGTCCTGGGCGCCCGGCGGGACATGCCGTGTGACGAGGAGACAGGGCGCTGCGTGTGTCTGCCCCACGTGGTGGGCCCCAAGTGTGACCAGTGTGCCCCCCACCACTGGAAGCTGGCCAGCGGCCGGGGCTGCGAGCCCTGTGCCTGCGACCCACACAACTCCCTCGGCCCCCAGTGCAACCAG TTCACAGGGCAGTGTGTCTGTCGGGAAGGGTTCGGGGGCCTGACCTGCCGCGCCGCAGCCATCCGCCAGTGTCCCGACAGGACCTATGGAGAGGCAGCCGCGGGATGCCGAG cctgtgACTGCGACTTCCGGGGCACTGAGGGGCCGGGCTGCGACAAGGCCTCGGGCCGCTGCCTCTGCCGCCCCGGCTTGACGGGGCCGCGCTGCGACCAGTGCCAGCGGGGCTACTGCGACCGCGCCCCGGTGTGCGTGGCCTGCCACCCCTGCTTCCAGACCTACGACGGCGGCCTCCGGGAGCGGGCCCTCCGCCTGGCCGGCCTCCGCAATGCCTCCGCCGGCCTGTGGCCCCGGCCGGGCCTGGAGGACCGCGCCCTGGGCTCCCGGATGCTGGACGCCAAGAGGAAGATGGCGCAGATCCAAGCCACCCTCGGCGACGCCTTGGTCACGGAGCAGGAGGTGGCCCAGGTGGCCAACGCCGTCTTCTCCATCAG GCGGACACTTCAGGGCATGCAGATGGAtttgcccctggaggaggagacctTGTCCCTCCCAGGAGACCTGGGGAGCCTGGACAGGAGTTTCAATCGCCTCCTCGTCATGTATCAGAGCAAGAGGGAGCAATTTGAAAAGATGAGCAGTGCTGACCCTTCAG GAGCCTTCCGCatgctgactgcagcccaccagcggTCATCCCAGGCCGCTCAGCAGGTCTCGGACAGCTCCCGCCGGTTGCTGCAGCTCAGGGACACCCGGAGACAGGCGGAGAGGCTGGAGCAGCAGGTGGCAGGGGGACCAGGAGCCGGTGGTCCTCAGCTCGCGGCCCTGAGGCTGCAGATGGCCTCTGTGCCTGATCTGACGCCCACCATCAACCAG CTCTGTGGAGGCTCCAGGGAGATGCCTTGCACCCCAGGGGGCTGCCCCGGGGAGCTCTGTCCCCGAGACAATGGCACGGCCTGCGGCACCCGCTGCAGAGGCGCCCTCCCCAGGGCAGGTGGGGCCTTGCGGACGGCGGGGCAGGTGGCCGAGCAACTGCAGGGCTTCGGCGCCCAGCTCCAGCAGACCAGGCAGATG ATCAGGGCAGCGGAGGAGGCTGCCTCGCAGGTCCAGTCGGACACTCAGCGCCTGGAGACGCAGGTGAGCACCAGCCGCTCCCAGATGGAGGAGGACGTCAGACGCACGCGGCTCCTCATCCGGCAGGTGCGGGACTTCCTCTCAG ACCCCGACACCGACACGGCCACCATCCAGGAGGTCAGCGAGGCCGTGCTGGCCCTGTGGCTGCCCACCGACTCGGCCACAGTCCTGCGGAAGATGAACGAGATCCAGGCCATCGCGGCCAGGCTCCCCAACGTGGACCTGGTGCTGTCCCAGACCAAGCAGGACATCGCTCGGGCTCGCAGGCTGCAGGCTGAGGCCGAGCAGGCCAG GAGCCGGGCCCACACAGTGGAGGGCCAGGTGGAGGACGTCCTGGGGGCCCTGCGGCAGGGCACGCTGGCTCTGCAGGAGGCCCAGGACACCATGCGGGGCACCCGCCGCTCCCTGCGGCTCATCCAGGACAGGGTTGCCGAG GTTCAGCAGGTACTAGGACCAGCAAAGAGACTGGTGACCAGCATGTCGGAGCAGCTGGGGGGCTTCCGAGcacggatggaggagcttggccgCCGGGCCAGGCAGCAGCAGGCACAGGCAGCAAAGGCCCAGCAACTGGCAGAGGAGGCCAGCAAGCAGGCGCTGAGCGCCCAGGAG ggATTTGAGAGAGTAAAGCAAAAATATGCTGAGTTGAAGGACCGGTTGGATCAGAGCTCCATGCTGGGAGAACAGGGCAGCCGAATTCTGAGTGTCAAGACGGAGGCGGAGGAACTGTTTGGGGAGACCATGGCGATGATGGACAGGATGAGAG